The Brassica oleracea var. oleracea cultivar TO1000 chromosome C6, BOL, whole genome shotgun sequence genome includes a region encoding these proteins:
- the LOC106299567 gene encoding uncharacterized protein LOC106299567, protein MFGVTARLDDQLGTTTTPSTIYMDPPSLDQPCHNSDHRSIETLVVILAVITILSVLAGIFARLCGGRHLSDSRDHDIEGWVERTCRSCIDAGVPTVAAAPLPPPPATTEIVEEQSKPTAAGDQSKK, encoded by the coding sequence ATGTTCGGAGTTACGGCAAGACTTGATGACCAACTCGGCACCACAACCACACCAAGCACCATATACATGGACCCACCTTCCCTAGACCAGCCGTGCCACAACTCAGACCACCGTTCAATAGAAACACTAGTCGTTATCTTAGCTGTCATCACCATTTTATCCGTCTTAGCCGGCATCTTCGCTCGGCTTTGCGGTGGACGCCATTTATCTGACAGCCGAGACCACGACATCGAAGGTTGGGTGGAGAGGACGTGCCGTAGCTGCATCGATGCTGGAGTCCCCACCGTCGCTGCCGCTCCTCTTCCACCGCCTCCAGCGACCACAGAAATAGTGGAAGAGCAAAGCAAGCCAACAGCCGCTGGAGATCAAAGCAAGAAGTGA
- the LOC106300308 gene encoding zinc finger AN1 and C2H2 domain-containing stress-associated protein 13, which yields MGTPEFPDLGKHCSVDYCKQIDFLPFTCDRCIQVFCLDHRSYMKHSCPKGNRGDVTVVICPLCAKGVRLNPDEDPNITWEKHVNTDCDPSNYEKTVKKKKCPVPRCRELLTFSNTIKCRDCGIEHCLKHRFGPDHSCSGSKKLDSSFSFMGFLSTTNTKEAPASSSRWSSLLASAEASIRELGNDISQKLQFSSGGDGSLGKTQERNGKVTVDVCPKCSKGFREPGELLKHIDKDHRGTSIA from the exons ATGGGGACCCCGGAGTTTCCAGATCTGGGGAAACACTGCTCCGTTGATTATTGCAAGCAGATCGATTTCTTGCCATTCACATGCGATCGCTGCATCCAG GTGTTTTGTTTGGATCATCGTAGCTACATGAAACACTCTTGTCCGAAAGGAAACAGAGGAGATGTTACGGTCGTTATCTGTCCGTTATGTGCTAAAGGAGTTCGGTTAAACCCTGACGAAGATCCAAACATCACTTGGGAGAAACACGTGAACACAGATTGTGATCCATCAAACTACGAGAAAACTGTCAAGAAGAAGAAATGTCCTGTCCCAAGGTGCAGAGAATTGCTAACCTTCTCCAACACTATAAAATGCCGAGATTGCGGCATCGAACACTGTTTGAAACATCGGTTTGGGCCTGACCATAGTTGCTCTGGATCTAAGAAGCTTGATTCTAGTTTCTCATTCATGGGTTTCTTGAGTACAACAAACACAAAAGAAGCTCCCGCTTCATCTTCAAGATGGTCTAGTCTTTTAGCTTCGGCTGAAGCTAGTATCAGAGAACTCGGTAACGATATTAGCCAGAAGTTACAGTTTTCGAGTGGCGGCGATGGCAGTCTAGGGAAAACGCAGGAGAGGAATGGTAAAGTTACGGTTGATGTTTGTCCGAAATGCAGCAAAGGGTTTCGGGAACCGGGGGAACTATTGAAGCATATTGATAAGGATCATCGTGGTACTTCTATAGCTTAG